Proteins from a single region of Deinococcus malanensis:
- a CDS encoding ABC transporter ATP-binding protein, which translates to MPQLHVEHVTLAFGGLKALTDVSLVVPEGEIVSIIGPNGAGKTSLLNCISGFYHPTQGRITFGAHDLSRSAPNVVTSYGIARAFQNLELFRGLSVVENLLLARHTHLRYSLLDSLVYYGRASRQEAENRAYVERVIDFMELEAHRHHPVGTLAYGIQKRVEVARALTLAPQLLLLDEPMAGMNVEEKEDMVRFILDIQREQGITVMLIEHDMGVVMDISDRVYVLDFGLKIAEGTPAEVSANPRVIEAYTGVAEHPPAPALQGVSA; encoded by the coding sequence GCCTCAAGGCGCTTACGGATGTGAGCCTGGTCGTGCCCGAGGGCGAGATCGTCAGCATCATCGGGCCCAACGGTGCAGGCAAGACCAGCCTGCTCAACTGCATCAGCGGCTTTTATCACCCAACACAGGGCCGCATTACCTTTGGCGCTCATGACCTGAGCCGCTCGGCGCCCAACGTGGTGACCAGTTACGGCATTGCCCGCGCTTTCCAGAACCTGGAACTGTTCCGCGGGCTGTCGGTGGTGGAAAACCTCCTGCTGGCGCGCCATACCCACCTGCGCTACAGCCTGCTCGACAGCCTGGTCTATTACGGCCGGGCCAGCCGCCAGGAGGCCGAGAACCGCGCTTACGTGGAGCGCGTGATCGACTTCATGGAGCTCGAGGCGCACCGGCATCATCCGGTCGGCACGCTCGCGTACGGCATTCAGAAGCGCGTGGAGGTGGCGCGTGCGCTGACCCTGGCGCCACAGCTGCTGCTGCTGGACGAGCCCATGGCCGGCATGAATGTCGAGGAGAAAGAGGACATGGTGCGCTTCATCCTGGACATCCAGCGCGAGCAGGGCATCACGGTGATGTTGATCGAACACGACATGGGCGTGGTGATGGACATTTCCGACCGGGTCTATGTGCTGGATTTCGGGCTGAAGATCGCTGAGGGAACTCCAGCGGAAGTCAGTGCCAACCCGCGCGTGATCGAGGCCTACACCGGTGTCGCTGAGCATCCGCCTGCCCCGGCCCTGCAGGGGGTGAGTGCATGA